In Zingiber officinale cultivar Zhangliang chromosome 1A, Zo_v1.1, whole genome shotgun sequence, a genomic segment contains:
- the LOC122012523 gene encoding uncharacterized protein LOC122012523 isoform X1, producing MFGRNVSTSLLREDVMRCMEMREIGSRQILVYMGYLYKYLKETNRAEYVSFVDPNKIPATQDGSTSSQHIANQLKASNGDSICLIPYNTGYHWILTVINEDKDTIYLLDSMGNRNRDNAWKTTVCNGVRTYLCMRGNPKRPTFKQLTGNLKQQGCVECGYCVMQYMKEIVECEDLQLERKFAGCVKNQYYTQT from the exons ATGTTTGGACGTAATGTGAGTACATCGTTGTTGAGAGAGGATGTCATGCGCTGTATGGAAATGAGAGAGATAGGGTCCAGGCAaattttggtttacatggg TTACTTGTACAAGTACTTAAAGGAAACAAACAGGGCTGAGTATGTGTCGTTTGTGGATCCCAACAAAATACCAGCCACTCAAGATGGCAGTACCTCTTCACAACACATTGCTAATCAGTTGAAAGCATCAAACGGAGACAGCATATGCCTTATCCCATACAACACTGG GTACCACTGGATCTTGACCGTTATAAACGAGGACAAAGATACAATTTATTTGTTGGACTCAATGGGTAATAGGAACCGAGATAACGCTTGGAAAACTACAGTGTGCAA TGGAGTGAGGACGTACCTTTGTATGAGGGGTAATCCAAAACGACCAACTTTCAAACAGTTGACG GGTAATCTAAAACAACAAGGttgtgttgaatgtggatattgtgtcaTGCAGTACATGAAAGAGATTGTTGAATGTGAGGATCTACAGTTGGAGAGGAAG TTTGCAGGTTGTGTGAAGAACCAGTACTATACGCAGACATAA
- the LOC122012523 gene encoding uncharacterized protein LOC122012523 isoform X2, whose translation MFGRNVSTSLLREDVMRCMEMREIGSRQILVYMGYLYKYLKETNRAEYVSFVDPNKIPATQDGSTSSQHIANQLKASNGDSICLIPYNTGYHWILTVINEDKDTIYLLDSMGNRNRDNAWKTTVCNGVRTYLCMRGNPKRPTFKQLTYMKEIVECEDLQLERKFAGCVKNQYYTQT comes from the exons ATGTTTGGACGTAATGTGAGTACATCGTTGTTGAGAGAGGATGTCATGCGCTGTATGGAAATGAGAGAGATAGGGTCCAGGCAaattttggtttacatggg TTACTTGTACAAGTACTTAAAGGAAACAAACAGGGCTGAGTATGTGTCGTTTGTGGATCCCAACAAAATACCAGCCACTCAAGATGGCAGTACCTCTTCACAACACATTGCTAATCAGTTGAAAGCATCAAACGGAGACAGCATATGCCTTATCCCATACAACACTGG GTACCACTGGATCTTGACCGTTATAAACGAGGACAAAGATACAATTTATTTGTTGGACTCAATGGGTAATAGGAACCGAGATAACGCTTGGAAAACTACAGTGTGCAA TGGAGTGAGGACGTACCTTTGTATGAGGGGTAATCCAAAACGACCAACTTTCAAACAGTTGACG TACATGAAAGAGATTGTTGAATGTGAGGATCTACAGTTGGAGAGGAAG TTTGCAGGTTGTGTGAAGAACCAGTACTATACGCAGACATAA
- the LOC122012523 gene encoding uncharacterized protein LOC122012523 isoform X3 — MFGRNVSTSLLREDVMRCMEMREIGSRQILVYMGYLYKYLKETNRAEYVSFVDPNKIPATQDGSTSSQHIANQLKASNGDSICLIPYNTGGVRTYLCMRGNPKRPTFKQLTGNLKQQGCVECGYCVMQYMKEIVECEDLQLERKFAGCVKNQYYTQT, encoded by the exons ATGTTTGGACGTAATGTGAGTACATCGTTGTTGAGAGAGGATGTCATGCGCTGTATGGAAATGAGAGAGATAGGGTCCAGGCAaattttggtttacatggg TTACTTGTACAAGTACTTAAAGGAAACAAACAGGGCTGAGTATGTGTCGTTTGTGGATCCCAACAAAATACCAGCCACTCAAGATGGCAGTACCTCTTCACAACACATTGCTAATCAGTTGAAAGCATCAAACGGAGACAGCATATGCCTTATCCCATACAACACTGG TGGAGTGAGGACGTACCTTTGTATGAGGGGTAATCCAAAACGACCAACTTTCAAACAGTTGACG GGTAATCTAAAACAACAAGGttgtgttgaatgtggatattgtgtcaTGCAGTACATGAAAGAGATTGTTGAATGTGAGGATCTACAGTTGGAGAGGAAG TTTGCAGGTTGTGTGAAGAACCAGTACTATACGCAGACATAA
- the LOC122038454 gene encoding protein DETOXIFICATION 56-like, whose translation MKRPPPSASAAPHPQESAATLPPTPTRPRWSFDVAKTMLAELKSQRGIALPLAGMNLTWFAKITVTTAFLGRLGELELAAGTIGFTFANVTGFSVLTGLSAAMEPLCGQAHGARNRALLRKTLLMTTTLLLAASIPIALLWLNVDRLLLRFGQQRDIARLAKRYVQHLLPDLAVTSFLCPLKAYLSSQGVTLPTLFSSAAALAVHVPLNLLFSRAKGIEGVAMVIWLTDLAVAIMLASYVGITEWGKGDGSAEAKGCGSAEANQGPRWWEQSAAEWGTLLRIAAPCCLTTCLEWWCYEILVLLTGRLPDPRQMLSVIAVVLNFDYLLYSAMLSLATCASTRVSNELGAGRPGNARSAAYVSIGVSVLAGLCGGAAMAGARGGWGRLFSREKGIVEGAKKMMLVMAAVEVMNFPVATCGGVVRGTARPCLAMYASLGGFYLVALPSAVAMGFAMRLGLCGLLLGFLVGAMVTASLLVFFVYRIDWNEEANKAEHLTGKTPDEMNENISA comes from the coding sequence ATGAAGAGGCCACCACCATCAGCAAGCGCAGCACCACATCCACAAGAGAGCGCCGCTACTTTGCCACCGACTCCTACTCGCCCGAGATGGAGCTTCGATGTTGCTAAAACCATGCTCGCCGAGCTCAAGTCACAGCGCGGCATCGCGCTTCCACTGGCTGGCATGAACCTGACGTGGTTCGCCAAGATAACCGTCACCACCGCTTTCCTCGGCCGGCTTGGCGAGCTCGAGCTAGCCGCCGGCACTATTGGCTTCACCTTCGCCAACGTCACTGGCTTCTCCGTCCTCACGGGCCTCAGCGCCGCAATGGAGCCCCTGTGCGGACAGGCCCATGGGGCCCGCAACCGCGCTCTCCTCCGCAAGACCCTCCTCATGACCACCACCCTCCTTCTCGCTGCCTCAATCCCAATCGCCCTCCTTTGGCTCAACGTAGACCGCCTCCTCCTCCGCTTCGGCCAGCAGCGCGACATCGCGCGCCTCGCCAAGCGATACGTCCAGCATCTCCTCCCCGACCTCGCCGTGACCTCATTCCTCTGCCCCCTCAAGGCCTACCTCAGTTCGCAGGGCGTCACGCTTCCTACTCTCTTCAGCTCGGCCGCCGCGCTCGCAGTCCACGTCCCCCTCAACCTGCTGTTCTCCCGGGCCAAGGGAATCGAGGGCGTGGCGATGGTCATCTGGCTCACCGACCTCGCGGTCGCGATCATGCTGGCGTCATACGTGGGGATAACAGAATGGGGCAAGGGGGACGGCAGCGCAGAGGCCAAGGGGTGCGGCAGCGCAGAGGCCAACCAGGGGCCGCGGTGGTGGGAACAGAGCGCGGCTGAGTGGGGAACGCTGCTTCGGATCGCAGCGCCCTGCTGCCTGACCACGTGCCTCGAGTGGTGGTGCTACGAGATCTTGGTCTTACTCACCGGCCGGCTGCCTGACCCGCGGCAGATGTTGTCGGTCATCGCCGTCGTGCTTAACTTCGACTACCTCCTCTACTCGGCGATGCTGTCGCTGGCCACGTGCGCGTCGACGCGGGTGTCCAACGAGCTCGGGGCGGGGAGGCCAGGCAACGCCCGGAGCGCGGCGTATGTATCCATCGGGGTAAGCGTCCTCGCCGGCTTGTGCGGCGGAGCGGCTATGGCGGGCGCGAGGGGAGGATGGGGGAGGTTGTTCAGCCGTGAGAAAGGGATCGTGGAGGGGGCGAAGAAAATGATGCTGGTGATGGCGGCAGTGGAAGTGATGAATTTCCCGGTGGCGACCTGCGGCGGGGTGGTGCGCGGCACCGCAAGGCCGTGTCTGGCGATGTACGCCAGCCTCGGAGGGTTTTACCTGGTGGCGCTGCCGTCGGCTGTGGCGATGGGCTTCGCTATGCGGCTTGGCCTCTGCGGGCTGCTGCTCGGCTTTTTGGTGGGCGCCATGGTCACTGCCTCCTTGTTGGTGTTTTTCGTGTACCGAATCGATTGGAACGAAGAGGCAAACAAAGCAGAGCATTTGACTGGAAAAACACCTGATGAAATGAACGAGAACATCAGTGCGTAG